The segment TCATAGCAAAGGTACTACTATTTTTATTTCAAGCCATGTTTTAAGTGAGATTGAACAAATTGCAGATATTATTGGTGTTATGCATGAGGGCCGCTTGATAGAGGAGGTTAACATGTCAGAGCTTCACAAGCGCAATCGCAGATATATTGAATTTGATTTGTCTGATGGGGAAACAGCCGCAAAAATATTAGAAAATCAATATCAGATTACAGACTATTCTATACAGGGCAATACAATAAAAGTTTTTGATTTCACTTGCAACTCTGGGGAAATCAACAAAGCATTTGTTGAGAACGGGCTGCTTGTAACAAAGATAAATGCAGCTGAGGAAAATTTAGAAGATTATTTTTCCAGATTGATTGGAGGTGGCAGCATTGCTTAAGCTTATTTACTGCGAATTATTAAAACTAAAGCATTCAAAAATGCTGCTTATCAGTATCTTGGGGGTTATGGCTACTCCATTTATGATGCTTATAGAATCCCTGCAAACTCACTTTGCACACCCAGAGCGTGTTTTCACATTGGCTAACGTTTATGATAACAGTTTGCTGTATATTATGCTCTTAACCAATATGATGATTTATGTGGTAATCACCGCCTATTTGTTCAGCCGTGAGTATACAGAACATACGTTAAAAACTATTTTACCAATACCGATTTCAAGGAGAAAATTACTGTATAGCAAATTTTGCACCCTGTTTCTTTGGATTATTATGCTCACACTTGTAACATGGGTAGGTATCCTAGCTTTATCAGGAATATATCATGTTGTTTTTGGCATGAAGGGATACAACTTGTTTGTTGCTATCAAATGGTTATTTAAGTTTATACTTGGGAGTATCCTCATGTTTTTAACAGTTTCCCCGTTTGCTTATATAGCTCAAAAAACAAAAGGGTTTGTAGCACCAGTGATTGCATCGGCGGTTATTGTTATGGGAAGCGCAGCACTCTGTAATCAAGACTTCGGAGCATTATATCCATGGACAGCTACATTTTTTCTGATTAAGGGCAGAATGCAGGGTGCAGGATATCCAGTTCCTTTAGCGATAGGAGTCATTGCTATTGTATCTGCTGTTGGTTTTTTGATGACATTTAATTACTTCAAAAAGGAGGATTTGAAATAATGATACTTGATTTTATGGAAATTTTGAAAGTTATATTTTTTGGCATTGTAGAGGGAATTACGGAATGGTTGCCTATCAGTAGTACTGGGCATATGCTTCTTGTGGACGAGTTTATAACTCTCAATATGAGCGAAGCATTTAAGGAAATGTTTTTGGTTGTCATACAGCTTGGAGCAATCCTTGCTGTAGTCATTATGTTTTGGAATAAGATGTTTCCATTTCAATTTGGTGACAAAACGAAGCCAATCATCAAAAAAAGTACCTTTTCGCTTTGGTTTAAAGTTGTGGTTGCCTGTATTCCAGGAGCAGTTATAACGCTCCTGTTTGATGATTATATAGAAGCTCATTTACAAACACCTGTGGTAATTGGAACAGCTCTAATTTTCTATGGTGTAGCTTTTATCATAATTGAGATGTGGAATAAAAAACGTCTACCAATTATTACAAAGTTAGATGATATTAACTATCAAACTGCTTTTTTGATTGGTATATTTCAGGTGCTTTCCATTATTCCTGGCACTTCACGATCAGGTGCTACAATTATAGGTGCGTTGTTGATTGGTGTATCAAGAGTTGCGGCAGCGGAATTTACATTTTTTCTTGCGGTTCCGGTTATGTTTGGTTTAAGTGCTATTAAAATATTGAAATTCGGCTTTTCCTTTACGAGCACAGAATTACTTATTTTAGGAATAGGTATGGCGGTGGCATTTACGGTATCTATTCTAGTTATAAAGTTTCTTATGGGTTATATTAAAAAACATGATTTCAAGGCATTTGGTTGGTATCGAATTGTGCTTGGAGCAATTGTTATCCTATACTTCACAGTTATGTCTTGAAACAAATTCAGAAGTATTTCAAAATAATTATTTACAAATATACTTATATGAAATTCGATATAAGTATATTTGTAAAGGATGATGAGAATGGATTATATAAAAAAATTAGAAGATTTGATTAAGGAAAACAATGGAACGATAGTAACATCCGATTTAGATAAATTTAATATTCCTAGGATATACTTAACAAAGTTAATGGATATGGGAAAAATAGAAAGAGTTAAAAGAGGAGTATATGTTGCAGTTGGTGAGATAGAGGATGAAATGTTTTATATGCAAACAAAGTATTCAAAGCTTATCTATTCACATGAAACAGCTTTATTTATTCATGAGCTTACTGATAGAACTCCATTTGAGTATTCTGTTACTGTGCCAAGTGGTTATAAAGCTCCTCAAAATGTTAGTGATAATAATAAAATTTACTACATAAAAAGAGAATTACATCTATTAGGGGTTGTTACAGCTAAGACTTCTTTTGGAAATGAAATCAAAGTATATGATGTTGAAAGAACTATTTGTGATATTTTAAGGAGCAGAGAAAGAATAGATATTCAAATAGTTACTCAAGCTTTAAAGGATTACGTTAGGTTAAAAACTACTGACTTTAATAAGCTTTCTGAATATGCAAAAGTGTTTAGGGTTAATGAGATACTTAGAAAATATATGGAGGTGCTTCTATGAGTAGTATTGCAATGAGCTTAAAAGCTAAAATAAAGAATCTTGCCAAAAGTAAAGATATGTCAGCACAAGTTATTTTACAAAACTATATGTTTGAGAGATTTTTAGAGCGTATATCAAAATCACAATATAAAAATAAATTCATATTAAAAGGTGGTATGCTTATAGCTGCAATGGTTGGGATAGATAATCGTTCAACAATGGATATGGATGCAACTATAAAGGGATATCCTTTAAACGAGGAAGCTTTAAGCCAAGCAATAAAAGAAATTTGTGAAATTAATGTGGGTGATGATGTAATATTTTCATTTGTAAAAGTAGAAGCAATTAGAGAAGACGATGATTACGGTGGCTTTAGAGTAAGCATCAAGTCAATGTTAGATACAATTATAACTCCTATGCAGATAGGTATTACAACAGGGGATGCCATAACCCCTAAAGAAATTTTATATAGTCTTAAAAAGATTTTTGAAGAGAGTACTATTGATATTTGGGCGTATAACATTGAAAGTGTTTTGGCTGAGAAATATGAAACTATATTAAGGCGTGGCGAATTTAACACAAGACCAAGAGATTTTTATGATGTTTATATTTTAACAAAAAGTCAAGATTTTGATAGAAATTTATTTCATGAGGCACTTTTAAAAACAGCAGAGCATAGAGGTACACAGCATATATTTGATGGGATAAATAAAAGAATAGCTACAATTGGAAATAGTAAAGAACTTAAAAATTTATGGAGTAAATATAGGAAAAACTATAATTATGCTAAGGATATTTCATATGAAGAAATTTTAGCTGTTTTAGATGATTTAATGATACCTATTAAATAATAATGACTGTAAAAATGTAGAGGTTAACAAGTATATGGTAGATTTATACAATTAATTTATAAATGAAGTAGAGCCATTGATAAAAAAATCGGTGGCTTTAAAATTTATTCTGCTTTTTTCTTCTTTTATTTCTAGCTGATTTTCTAGCATTTCTAATATCTTGACATTCCTTGGTAGAACAGTATTTTTGCCTATTACCATTTTTTACACCTATTTTTCCACAAGCTTCACATACAAAGAGTGCTTTTTTAGTGTCTGTATCATCCATATTAGGGGCATTGGTTGCTATCCACCTTATTAAGGAATATGTTGCAATATCAAATACTGAGTCAAGTTTTGGTTAATTCATAAAGGTTTCTAAGGCGTTTAAAAAAATCAAAATTTGTAACCACCTGTAAGTGGCTTAAAAGCTCTACGTACAGGCGGTTACGCTTTTTGATAAACAGCTAATTACTTTCTATATATAACCTTTAAATTTTCGTAAGAAAAAAGTTAAAATTAAAAATTTATTTTCATATAAAATATTACTCATAAAGTAGTTAAGGAGTTGGTATATATGAAGATAAAAGCAAAAAGGTTTATGGCGATATTTTTAAGTAGTATTATTATAATGTTAGGAATAAGTTCGAATATTTCTGCCACAGAAATAGATAGTACAAAGAAAATTAATAAAAAACATCTAGAAGTAAACAATAGTCAAGATTTACAAAAATTTATGGATGAATTTTTTAATAAGAATATGAAGAAGTATTCAATTCCAGGCTCAGCTATAGTTGTTGTTAAAGATGGTAAAGAAGTATTTAAAAAGGGATATGGATATAGTGATATGAAACAGAAAACATTAGTAGATCCTGATAAGACTATATTTCCAGCTGCTTCTGTAAGTAAACTTTTTACAGCAACAGCTATAATGAAACTACAGGAAGAAGGAAAAATAGACTTAAATAAAAATATTGATAAATATATAAAACCCTATAAAGTAATAAATAATTATAAAGAACAGGTAACATGCAGAAACTTATTAACTCATTCTAGTGGGGTTGATGAAGCCAGCGAACTTAATGGCAATACAAGAGATGAAAAATCAATAAAATCACAAGAGTATTATTTTGATAATCATATACCTATAGTAGTAAGAAAGCCTAATACCGTTAGTAGATATTCTAATCAGGGATATAATCTTTTAGGATATATTATAGAAAAGGTCTCTGGTATGAGCTATGAAGAATATATAAAGAAAAACATATTAGAACCTCTAAAAATGGATAGTAGCTTAGTTAGATTAAAAAATAATAATACAACTAAGAGTTATGGTTATGGCGGTACAGATGGAACTTATAATGAAAGTCCTTTAGCTTATCAATACACATCTGGATCTGCAGGAATAAATGCAACAGTTAAAGATATGAAAAATTTCATGATAGCTCATTTAAATAATGGAGAGTTTCAAGGAAATAGACTTTTAAATAAAAAAACATCAATAATGATGAAGAATAAACAGTTTTCAAATGACAATAGCTTATCTGGAATGGGTTATGGATTTATAAGAAGCAACAGAAATGGACAAGAAATATTAAAACATGAAGGTGCATTACCATCAGGAAGCACTACTACATTATTTTTAATGCCAAAAGAAGGATTAGGAATATATATAGCAACAAATTCATTAAATCCACTTCCATTTAATTTTGAAGAAGAGTTCTTAAATTCTTTTTATCCTAACAAAAATAATAATTTTAATGAAATAAAGCCAAATCCAGCTAAAGATTTTAGCAAATATGAAGGAACTTATAGAAGTTATGATGGAATAGCAAAGAGTAATATTATGAAGATTGGTTTTTTATTTGACTCTTCAATGGATATGAAAATTAAGGATAACAAAGATGGTACATTAACCCTC is part of the Haloimpatiens sp. FM7315 genome and harbors:
- a CDS encoding undecaprenyl-diphosphate phosphatase; the encoded protein is MILDFMEILKVIFFGIVEGITEWLPISSTGHMLLVDEFITLNMSEAFKEMFLVVIQLGAILAVVIMFWNKMFPFQFGDKTKPIIKKSTFSLWFKVVVACIPGAVITLLFDDYIEAHLQTPVVIGTALIFYGVAFIIIEMWNKKRLPIITKLDDINYQTAFLIGIFQVLSIIPGTSRSGATIIGALLIGVSRVAAAEFTFFLAVPVMFGLSAIKILKFGFSFTSTELLILGIGMAVAFTVSILVIKFLMGYIKKHDFKAFGWYRIVLGAIVILYFTVMS
- a CDS encoding ABC transporter permease produces the protein MLKLIYCELLKLKHSKMLLISILGVMATPFMMLIESLQTHFAHPERVFTLANVYDNSLLYIMLLTNMMIYVVITAYLFSREYTEHTLKTILPIPISRRKLLYSKFCTLFLWIIMLTLVTWVGILALSGIYHVVFGMKGYNLFVAIKWLFKFILGSILMFLTVSPFAYIAQKTKGFVAPVIASAVIVMGSAALCNQDFGALYPWTATFFLIKGRMQGAGYPVPLAIGVIAIVSAVGFLMTFNYFKKEDLK
- a CDS encoding type IV toxin-antitoxin system AbiEi family antitoxin domain-containing protein; protein product: MDYIKKLEDLIKENNGTIVTSDLDKFNIPRIYLTKLMDMGKIERVKRGVYVAVGEIEDEMFYMQTKYSKLIYSHETALFIHELTDRTPFEYSVTVPSGYKAPQNVSDNNKIYYIKRELHLLGVVTAKTSFGNEIKVYDVERTICDILRSRERIDIQIVTQALKDYVRLKTTDFNKLSEYAKVFRVNEILRKYMEVLL
- a CDS encoding nucleotidyl transferase AbiEii/AbiGii toxin family protein, giving the protein MSSIAMSLKAKIKNLAKSKDMSAQVILQNYMFERFLERISKSQYKNKFILKGGMLIAAMVGIDNRSTMDMDATIKGYPLNEEALSQAIKEICEINVGDDVIFSFVKVEAIREDDDYGGFRVSIKSMLDTIITPMQIGITTGDAITPKEILYSLKKIFEESTIDIWAYNIESVLAEKYETILRRGEFNTRPRDFYDVYILTKSQDFDRNLFHEALLKTAEHRGTQHIFDGINKRIATIGNSKELKNLWSKYRKNYNYAKDISYEEILAVLDDLMIPIK